The Populus alba chromosome 6, ASM523922v2, whole genome shotgun sequence genome contains a region encoding:
- the LOC118053472 gene encoding protein ANTI-SILENCING 1 isoform X1: MVEAKKVENIEFKWGKQRGVGGKKKDVKFYESFSYDHVEYALYDSVYMYEEGETEPYIAKLMKIWENADKTKKVKVLWFFCPREISNYLGDEKTPENELFLASGEGVGSTNVNPLEAIAGKCNVVCSSKDSRNRQPSDEELQEADFVFYRTFDVGNCRILDKIDDKIAGIEVKFLLNRVGNQSSSGVPKLDSNKKVSGNIVATNDTRILTRTESYLGEKATSSSRVEFNEVTKLNDRLVDNSGEMASSSSKVEQISDIKPSLANQKSSPGENSASNLGLGEMTKDNKKEGIPSDIIASSSKDYVGWSESKVDKVFAYQVLVEEKVKVAKDSGDLDDRPSKKAKLDDLAKASYDNKVTGVQKVSHDSNGSNSKSVAQTTPASEYKSKSNPTKDHHENNSGLSKRPKPDEKLTRLANGKFPEASLRQPSEEGSKTNCQIREVTRRPEADRSKWFRGLPWEERMLTAHEQETLVLLQNLDPSYTSAEVEDIIWHAFKQSCTVKMIQRTALASPHSGQAFVIFQKREVAEMAVAKLDEGCLMLSNGRPVVGSIAAPCFPGKQSTFFGHLVINKLRTHKQREMKEAVSTSHCSQPNTLEYEMAMDWCLLQERSDLALRKLRQQQRQELRKLWVTLKCK, translated from the exons ATGGTAGAAGCAAAAAAAGTTGAGAACATTGAATTTAAGTGGGGTAAACAGAGAGGAGTTGGTGGGAAAAAGAAAGatgtaaaattttatgaatCTTTCTCCTATGATCATGTGGAGTATGCTCTATATGATTCTGTTTACATGTACGAGGAAGGTGAGACAGAGCCTTATATTGCGAAGCTCATGAAGATATGGGAGAATGCTGACAAGACAAAGAAAGTGAAGGTTCTATGGTTTTTCTGTCCTCGTGAGATTTCCAATTATCTTGGAGATGAGAAGACTCCTGAGAATGAATTGTTTTTGGCATCTGGTGAAGGTGTAGGCAGCACAAATGTTAATCCtttg GAAGCAATTGCTGGAAAATGCAATGTGGTATGCAGTTCAAAGGATAGTAGGAATCGGCAACCATCAGATGAAGAACTTCAAGAGGCtgactttgttttttatcgTACATTTGATGTTGGGAACTGTAGGATCTTGGATAAGATAGATGACAAAATTGCTGGGATTGAAG TGAAGTTCTTATTGAACAGAGTGGGTAATCAGAGTTCCAGTGGTGTTCCAAAACTTGATTCAAACAAGAAAGTAAGTGGAAATATTGTGGCTACTAATGACACGAGGATTTTGACCAGGACAGAATCTTATCTTGGAGAGAAGGCTACTTCTAGTTCACGTGTAGAGTTTAATGAAGTGACTAAATTAAATGATCGGCTGGTAGATAATTCTGGTGAGATGGCAAGTTCAAGCTCTAAAGTTGAGCAAATTTCAGACATAAAACCTTCATTGGCCAACCAGAAATCTTCACCAGGAGAAAATTCTGCATCTAATTTAGGGTTAGGTGAAATGActaaagataataaaaaggaAGGCATACCAAGTGACATCATCGCTTCAAGTTCTAAAGATTATGTTGGCTGGAGTGAAAGTAAAGTTGATAAAGTCTTTGCTTATCAGGTTCTAGTTGAAGAGAAAGTAAAAGTTGCCAAAGACTCTGGTGACTTAGATGACCGACCATCTAAGAAAGCAAAGCTTGATGATTTGGCAAAAGCATCTTATGATAACAAGGTGACAGGTGTGCAGAAAGTAAGTCATGATTCCAATGGCAGCAACTCCAAGTCTGTAGCCCAAACAACCCCTGCTTCtgaatataaatcaaaatctaaTCCCACTAAAGATCATCATGAAAACAACAGCGGCCTTTCCAAGAGGCCAAAGCCTGATGAGAAGCTTACTAGACTTGCTAATGGCAAGTTTCCTGAAGCATCTCTAAGACAGCCTTCAGAGGAGGGCAGTAAAACTAACTGCCAAATACGGGAAGTCACTCGCAGGCCAGAAGCT GATAGAAGCAAGTGGTTTAGGGGACTT CCATGGGAAGAAAGAATGCTAACTGCTCACGAGCAAGAAACTCTTGTCCTGCTACAGAATCTGGATCCGTCTTATACTTCAGCAGAAGTAGAG GATATCATTTGGCATGCCTTCAAGCAAAGTTGCACTGTGAAGATGATTCAAAGGACTGCACTTGCCAGCCCTCACTCTG GTCAGGCTTTTGTTATATTCCAAAAAAGGGAAGTAGCAGAGATGGCAGTTGCAAAATTAGATGAAGGTTGTTTAATGCTATCAAATGGGAG GCCTGTGGTTGGCAGCATCGCTGCTCCTTGTTTCCCAGGAAAGCAGTCAACCTTTTTTGGTCATCTTGTTATCAATAAACTTAGAACCCACAAGCAGCGTGAGATG AAAGAAGCAGTATCTACTTCACATTGTTCTCAGCCCAATACACTTGAGTATGAAATGGCAATGGATTGGTGCCTACTACAAGAAAGATCAGATCTAGCTTTGAGAAAGCTACGCCAG CAACAAAGGCAAGAGTTGAGAAAACTTTGGGTTACTTTGAAGTGTAAATGA
- the LOC118053472 gene encoding protein ANTI-SILENCING 1 isoform X2, protein MVEAKKVENIEFKWGKQRGVGGKKKDVKFYESFSYDHVEYALYDSVYMYEEGETEPYIAKLMKIWENADKTKKVKVLWFFCPREISNYLGDEKTPENELFLASGEGVGSTNVNPLEAIAGKCNVVCSSKDSRNRQPSDEELQEADFVFYRTFDVGNCRILDKIDDKIAGIEVKFLLNRVGNQSSSGVPKLDSNKKVLVEEKVKVAKDSGDLDDRPSKKAKLDDLAKASYDNKVTGVQKVSHDSNGSNSKSVAQTTPASEYKSKSNPTKDHHENNSGLSKRPKPDEKLTRLANGKFPEASLRQPSEEGSKTNCQIREVTRRPEADRSKWFRGLPWEERMLTAHEQETLVLLQNLDPSYTSAEVEDIIWHAFKQSCTVKMIQRTALASPHSGQAFVIFQKREVAEMAVAKLDEGCLMLSNGRPVVGSIAAPCFPGKQSTFFGHLVINKLRTHKQREMKEAVSTSHCSQPNTLEYEMAMDWCLLQERSDLALRKLRQQQRQELRKLWVTLKCK, encoded by the exons ATGGTAGAAGCAAAAAAAGTTGAGAACATTGAATTTAAGTGGGGTAAACAGAGAGGAGTTGGTGGGAAAAAGAAAGatgtaaaattttatgaatCTTTCTCCTATGATCATGTGGAGTATGCTCTATATGATTCTGTTTACATGTACGAGGAAGGTGAGACAGAGCCTTATATTGCGAAGCTCATGAAGATATGGGAGAATGCTGACAAGACAAAGAAAGTGAAGGTTCTATGGTTTTTCTGTCCTCGTGAGATTTCCAATTATCTTGGAGATGAGAAGACTCCTGAGAATGAATTGTTTTTGGCATCTGGTGAAGGTGTAGGCAGCACAAATGTTAATCCtttg GAAGCAATTGCTGGAAAATGCAATGTGGTATGCAGTTCAAAGGATAGTAGGAATCGGCAACCATCAGATGAAGAACTTCAAGAGGCtgactttgttttttatcgTACATTTGATGTTGGGAACTGTAGGATCTTGGATAAGATAGATGACAAAATTGCTGGGATTGAAG TGAAGTTCTTATTGAACAGAGTGGGTAATCAGAGTTCCAGTGGTGTTCCAAAACTTGATTCAAACAAGAAA GTTCTAGTTGAAGAGAAAGTAAAAGTTGCCAAAGACTCTGGTGACTTAGATGACCGACCATCTAAGAAAGCAAAGCTTGATGATTTGGCAAAAGCATCTTATGATAACAAGGTGACAGGTGTGCAGAAAGTAAGTCATGATTCCAATGGCAGCAACTCCAAGTCTGTAGCCCAAACAACCCCTGCTTCtgaatataaatcaaaatctaaTCCCACTAAAGATCATCATGAAAACAACAGCGGCCTTTCCAAGAGGCCAAAGCCTGATGAGAAGCTTACTAGACTTGCTAATGGCAAGTTTCCTGAAGCATCTCTAAGACAGCCTTCAGAGGAGGGCAGTAAAACTAACTGCCAAATACGGGAAGTCACTCGCAGGCCAGAAGCT GATAGAAGCAAGTGGTTTAGGGGACTT CCATGGGAAGAAAGAATGCTAACTGCTCACGAGCAAGAAACTCTTGTCCTGCTACAGAATCTGGATCCGTCTTATACTTCAGCAGAAGTAGAG GATATCATTTGGCATGCCTTCAAGCAAAGTTGCACTGTGAAGATGATTCAAAGGACTGCACTTGCCAGCCCTCACTCTG GTCAGGCTTTTGTTATATTCCAAAAAAGGGAAGTAGCAGAGATGGCAGTTGCAAAATTAGATGAAGGTTGTTTAATGCTATCAAATGGGAG GCCTGTGGTTGGCAGCATCGCTGCTCCTTGTTTCCCAGGAAAGCAGTCAACCTTTTTTGGTCATCTTGTTATCAATAAACTTAGAACCCACAAGCAGCGTGAGATG AAAGAAGCAGTATCTACTTCACATTGTTCTCAGCCCAATACACTTGAGTATGAAATGGCAATGGATTGGTGCCTACTACAAGAAAGATCAGATCTAGCTTTGAGAAAGCTACGCCAG CAACAAAGGCAAGAGTTGAGAAAACTTTGGGTTACTTTGAAGTGTAAATGA
- the LOC118053471 gene encoding protein ALTERED PHOSPHATE STARVATION RESPONSE 1, with protein MGCAQSKVDNEESVSRCKERKILMKEAVAARNAFAAGHSGYAIYLKNTGAALSDYGHGEANHDSPFEQPSSQPPPPPPPPPPPPPSSMDNLPPPPPPLPNFSPSPIKRAMSMPDIVMNGKQMGDSDVIAEEEEEEEEEVQELRNRSLSRKNKDYENSEKVSQRGQQNNGGVGPGEEDTRPRTPPRTVESHSSVMPPMPEAKNMAWDYFFMTDNMPGSSLDPEEDVSRNGGNFGNAENAGVGFAGVGDLRGGIEGGGGGGEIDEVEPKTPEKAGEKMDPVLEEVEEGIVEKKERKQMEHSKTAPPEFSALNLTGRKGGSVPSVNLMQVLNKIDDHFLKASESAQDVCKMLEATRLHYHSNFADNRGHIDHSARVMRVITWNRSFKGEPRAEGGKDELDTEDYETHATVLDKLLAWEKKLYDEVKQGELMKLEYRKKVALLNKQKKRGASSESLEKTKAAVSHLHTRYIVDMQSMDSTVAEVNQIRDQQLYPKLVYLVDGMAKMWASMCMHHDSQLNIVTDLKSLDVNHAIKETSKHHHERTIQLWKVVQGWHSQFEKLVTHQKQYIHTLTSWLKLNLIPIESSLKERTSSPPRAQNPPIQALLHSWHDNLEKLPDDLAKSAILSFAAVIETIVHHQEEEMKLKEKCEETRKELLRKNQAFEEWHQKYMQRRTPDGTDADRGEDTNPNPVSERQLAVESLNIRLKEELEAHQKHCLQVREKSVGSLKLRLPELFRAMSDYARACSDSYEKLKSITHSQNSNHSHA; from the exons ATGGGGTGTGCACAGTCAAAGGTGGATAACGAAGAATCAGTTTCAAGATGCAAAGAGCGGAAAATCTTGATGAAAGAAGCGGTGGCAGCAAGAAATGCTTTTGCTGCTGGTCATTCAGGCTATgctatttatttaaagaatacTGGTGCTGCTTTGAGTGATTATGGCCATGGAGAAGCTAATCATGATTCTCCGTTTGAACAGCCTTCTTCCCAACCGCCGCCTCCCCCCCCTCCTCCCCCTCCGCCGCCTCCGTCGTCGATGGACAATCTTCCCCCACCTCCGCCACCGCTTCCTAACTTTTCTCCCAGTCCGATTAAGAGGGCTATGAGTATGCCTGATATAGTGATGAACGGGAAGCAGATGGGTGATTCTGATGTGATTgcggaggaggaggaagaggaggaggaggaggtgcaGGAGTTGCGGAATAGGAGTTTGAGTAGAAAGAATAAGGATTATGAAAATAGTGAGAAGGTTTCGCAGCGGGGCCAACAGAATAATGGGGGTGTGGGGCCAGGGGAGGAGGATACGCGTCCGAGGACCCCACCAAGGACGGTGGAGAGTCATTCCTCGGTGATGCCGCCGATGCCGGAGGCGAAGAACATGGCCTGGGATTATTTCTTTATGACGGATAATATGCCGGGTTCGTCCTTGGATCCTGAGGAGGATGTGAGTAGGAATGGGGGTAATTTTGGGAATGCTGAGAATGCCGGTGTTGGGTTTGCTGGGGTTGGGGATTTGAGGGGTGGGATagagggtggtggtggtggtggtgagatTGATGAGGTGGAGCCAAAGACGCCGGAGAAGGCGGGGGAGAAGATGGATCCTGTGTTGGAAGAGGTGGAGGAAGGGATTGTGGAGAAGAAGGAAAGGAAGCAAATGGAGCATTCAAAAACGGCACCACCAGAGTTTAGTGCGTTGAATTTGACGGGGAGAAAAGGGGGGTCTGTTCCTAGTGTGAATTTGATGCAGGTTTTGAACAAAATTGATGATCATTTCTTAAAAGCATCGGAGAGTGCACAAGATGTTTGTAAGATGCTTGAGGCCACTCGCTTGCATTACCATTCTAATTTTGCCGACAATCGAG GACATATTGATCATTCTGCTAGGGTTATGCGTGTTATCACCTGGAATAGGTCATTCAAAGGTGAGCCTAGGGCTGAAGGTGGAAAGGATGAACTTGATACTGAAGATTATGAAACTCACGCAACTGTTTTGGATAAGTTGTTGGCATGGGAAAAGAAACTCTATGATGAAGTGAAG CAAGGGGAGCTTATGAAGCTTGAGTACAGGAAGAAGGTTGCTTTGCTAAATAAGCAGAAGAAACGTGGTGCTAGTTCTGAATCCTTGGAGAAAACAAAAGCAGCTGTGAGTCATTTGCATACAAGATATATAGTTGACATGCAATCCATGGACTCAACTGTGGCAGAAGTGAATCAAATACGTGATCAGCAGCTGTATCCAAAACTTGTTTATCTTGTTGACGG GATGGCGAAAATGTGGGCAAGTATGTGCATGCATCATGACAGCCAACTGAATATTGTTACAGACCTTAAATCCCTTGATGTCAACCATGCTATCAAGGAAACATCCAAACACCATCATGAGCGCACAATCCAACTTTGGAAAGTTGTCCAAGGATGGCATTCACAATTCGAAAAGCTTGTGACCCACCAGAAGCAATACATTCACACTCTCACTAGTTGGTTAAAGCTAAATCTGATCCCCATTGAAAGCAGCTTAAAAGAGAGAACATCATCTCCACCGAGAGCCCAGAACCCCCCTATCCAAGCCCTTCTCCATTCATGGCATGACAATCTGGAAAAGCTTCCAGATGATCTTGCCAAATCTGCAATCTTATCATTTGCAGCTGTGATAGAAACCATAGTACACCATCAGGAAGAAGAGATGAAGCTAAAGGAGAAGTGTGAGGAAACCAGGAAGGAACTTTTGCGCAAGAACCAGGCATTTGAGGAATGGCACCAAAAATACATGCAGCGGAGAACCCCTGACGGAACAGATGCTGATAGAGGTGAAGACACAAACCCCAATCCTGTCTCCGAGAGGCAGTTGGCAGTAGAGAGTTTAAATATTAGGCTGAAGGAGGAACTAGAAGCTCACCAGAAACATTGCCTTCAGGTAAGAGAGAAATCAGTTGGAAGTCTCAAACTTCGCTTGCCTGAACTGTTCCGCGCCATGTCAGACTATGCTCGTGCCTGTTCTGATTCTTATGAGAAACTAAAGTCCATCACACACTCGCAGAATTCAAATCACAGTCACGCATAA
- the LOC118053468 gene encoding group 2 truncated hemoglobin 3-2, protein MQSLQEKASEWSGVDSADAFAIDNTNLFQKLGLQTFINLSTIFYNRVYDDEEEWFRSIFVNSKKEEAIQNQYEFFVQRMGGPPLYSQRKGHPALIGRHRPFPVTHQAAERWLHHMEKAVDSTSDIDGDSKIKMMNFFRHTAFFLVAGDELKNQNGRVPCKHGASK, encoded by the exons ATGCAGTCATTGCAAGAGAAAGCCTCCGAGTGGAGTGGAGTTGACTCTGCTGACGCGTTTGCTATTGACAACACTAACTTGTTTCAAAAGCTTGGCCTTCAAACTTTCATCAACCTCTCCACAATTTTTTATAACAG ggtttatgatGACGAAGAAGAGTGGTTTAGATCCATATTTGTGAATTCCAAGAAAGAAGAAGCCATTCAGAATCAGTATGAGTTTTTTGTGCAGAGAATGGGAGGGCCTCCTTTGTATTCTCAAAGGAAAG GTCATCCTGCTCTAATTGGACGCCATCGACCATTTCCTGTCACACACCAAGCTGCAGAGAGGTGGTTGCATCACATGGAGAAGGCAGTGGACAGCACCTCAGATATCGACGGcgactcaaaaatcaaaatgatgaaCTTTTTCAG GCACACCGCATTCTTTCTCGTGGCTGGAGATGAATTGAAGAATCAAAATGGGCGTGTTCCTTGTAAGCATGGTGCCAGCAAATGA
- the LOC118053467 gene encoding serine/threonine-protein kinase AFC3 isoform X1 produces the protein MVAAVVDIERMEKQQRVRKRPRFAWDVGPAQPEERAPVVARNEGMAARYVSPPRREDDREGHYMFNLGENLTPRYKILSKMGEGTFGRVLECWDRQTREYVAIKVVRSIHKYRDAAMIEVDILQRVAKNEKASSRCVQIRNWFDYRNHICIVFEKLGPSLFDFLKRNKYSPFPVDLVREFGRQLLEAVAYMHDLRLIHTDLKPENILLVSSEYIKLPGSKRSSSDEMHFRCLPKSSSIKLIDFGSTAFDNQNHSSIVSTRHYRAPEVILGLGWSYPCDLWSIGCILVELCSGEALFQTHENLEHLAMMERVLGPLPEHMILKANRGAEKYFRRGSRLNWPEGAVSRESIRAVKKLDRLKLMISQNIDSSRSSLIDLLHGLLKYDPSERLTAWQALNHPFFKCPT, from the exons ATGGTAGCAGCAGTTGTCGATATCGAAAGGATGGAGAAGCAGCAGCGTGTCAGAAAACGGCCAAGATTCGCGTGGGACGTAGGCCCCGCACAACCagag GAACGGGCTCCAGTGGTGGCTCGAAATGAGGGGATGGCGGCTAGGTATGTGTCCCCGCCGAGAAGGGAGGATGATCGTGAAGGACATTATATGTTTAATCTCGGCGAGAATTTGACTCCAAGAT ATAAAATACTGAGCAAAATGGGTGAAG GCACTTTTGGGCGAGTTTTGGAATGTTGGGATCGCCAAACACGAGAGTATGTGGCAATCAAGGTAGTACGTAGCATTCACAAGTATCGTGATGCAGCAATGATTGAAGTCGATATACTTCAGCGTGTTGCCAAGAATGAAAAAGCCAGCTCACG ATGTGTTCAGATTCGGAACTGGTTTGATTACCGCAATCACATTTGTATT GTATTTGAGAAGCTTGGACCAAGTTTGTTTGATTTTCTAAAGAGAAATAAATACAGCCCATTCCCTGTGGATCTTGTTCGGGAATTTGGACGTCAGCTTTTGGAAGCTGTAGCAT ATATGCATGATTTACGCTTAATTCACACTGACCTGAAGCCAGAAAATATACTTCTTGTGTCTTCTGAATATATAAAGCTTCCAGGCTCCAAG AGGAGTTCTTCAGATGAAATGCACTTCAGGTGCTTGCCAAAGTCAAGTTCCATTAAGCTGATTGATTTTGGTAGTACTGCATTTGATAATCAGAACCATAGCTCCATTGTTTCAACGAGACATTACAGAGCCCCTGAGGTCATTCTAG GTCTAGGTTGGTCTTATCCatgtgacttgtggagcattggTTGTATACTAGTTGAGTTATGCTCG GGCGAAGCTCTATTCCAGACACACGAGAACTTGGAACATCTAGCTATGATGGAGAGGGTATTGGGACCTCTGCCAGAGCACATGATTCTTAAGGCTAA TCGTGGAGCTGAGAAATATTTTCGGAGAGGATCTAGGTTGAATTGGCCTGAAGGAGCAGTTTCTAGGGAAAGTATCAGAGCTGTGAAGAAGCTTGATCGACTAAAG CTTATGATATCTCAAAACATAGACAGCTCAAGATCTTCACTCATTGACCTGCTGCATGGTTTGTTAAAATACGATCCATCTGAACGTCTTACAGCTTGGCAAGCTCTTAATCATCCGTTCTTCAAGTGTCCAACTTAA
- the LOC118053467 gene encoding serine/threonine-protein kinase AFC3 isoform X4, which translates to MVAAVVDIERMEKQQRVRKRPRFAWDVGPAQPEERAPVVARNEGMAARYVSPPRREDDREGHYMFNLGENLTPRYKILSKMGEGTFGRVLECWDRQTREYVAIKVVRSIHKYRDAAMIEVDILQRVAKNEKASSRCVQIRNWFDYRNHICIVFEKLGPSLFDFLKRNKYSPFPVDLVREFGRQLLEAVACLGWSYPCDLWSIGCILVELCSGEALFQTHENLEHLAMMERVLGPLPEHMILKANRGAEKYFRRGSRLNWPEGAVSRESIRAVKKLDRLKLMISQNIDSSRSSLIDLLHGLLKYDPSERLTAWQALNHPFFKCPT; encoded by the exons ATGGTAGCAGCAGTTGTCGATATCGAAAGGATGGAGAAGCAGCAGCGTGTCAGAAAACGGCCAAGATTCGCGTGGGACGTAGGCCCCGCACAACCagag GAACGGGCTCCAGTGGTGGCTCGAAATGAGGGGATGGCGGCTAGGTATGTGTCCCCGCCGAGAAGGGAGGATGATCGTGAAGGACATTATATGTTTAATCTCGGCGAGAATTTGACTCCAAGAT ATAAAATACTGAGCAAAATGGGTGAAG GCACTTTTGGGCGAGTTTTGGAATGTTGGGATCGCCAAACACGAGAGTATGTGGCAATCAAGGTAGTACGTAGCATTCACAAGTATCGTGATGCAGCAATGATTGAAGTCGATATACTTCAGCGTGTTGCCAAGAATGAAAAAGCCAGCTCACG ATGTGTTCAGATTCGGAACTGGTTTGATTACCGCAATCACATTTGTATT GTATTTGAGAAGCTTGGACCAAGTTTGTTTGATTTTCTAAAGAGAAATAAATACAGCCCATTCCCTGTGGATCTTGTTCGGGAATTTGGACGTCAGCTTTTGGAAGCTGTAGCAT GTCTAGGTTGGTCTTATCCatgtgacttgtggagcattggTTGTATACTAGTTGAGTTATGCTCG GGCGAAGCTCTATTCCAGACACACGAGAACTTGGAACATCTAGCTATGATGGAGAGGGTATTGGGACCTCTGCCAGAGCACATGATTCTTAAGGCTAA TCGTGGAGCTGAGAAATATTTTCGGAGAGGATCTAGGTTGAATTGGCCTGAAGGAGCAGTTTCTAGGGAAAGTATCAGAGCTGTGAAGAAGCTTGATCGACTAAAG CTTATGATATCTCAAAACATAGACAGCTCAAGATCTTCACTCATTGACCTGCTGCATGGTTTGTTAAAATACGATCCATCTGAACGTCTTACAGCTTGGCAAGCTCTTAATCATCCGTTCTTCAAGTGTCCAACTTAA
- the LOC118053467 gene encoding serine/threonine-protein kinase AFC3 isoform X3, protein MNFLHCLTDKILSKMGEGTFGRVLECWDRQTREYVAIKVVRSIHKYRDAAMIEVDILQRVAKNEKASSRCVQIRNWFDYRNHICIVFEKLGPSLFDFLKRNKYSPFPVDLVREFGRQLLEAVAYMHDLRLIHTDLKPENILLVSSEYIKLPGSKRSSSDEMHFRCLPKSSSIKLIDFGSTAFDNQNHSSIVSTRHYRAPEVILGLGWSYPCDLWSIGCILVELCSGEALFQTHENLEHLAMMERVLGPLPEHMILKANRGAEKYFRRGSRLNWPEGAVSRESIRAVKKLDRLKLMISQNIDSSRSSLIDLLHGLLKYDPSERLTAWQALNHPFFKCPT, encoded by the exons AT GAACTTCTTGCACTGTTTGACAGATAAAATACTGAGCAAAATGGGTGAAG GCACTTTTGGGCGAGTTTTGGAATGTTGGGATCGCCAAACACGAGAGTATGTGGCAATCAAGGTAGTACGTAGCATTCACAAGTATCGTGATGCAGCAATGATTGAAGTCGATATACTTCAGCGTGTTGCCAAGAATGAAAAAGCCAGCTCACG ATGTGTTCAGATTCGGAACTGGTTTGATTACCGCAATCACATTTGTATT GTATTTGAGAAGCTTGGACCAAGTTTGTTTGATTTTCTAAAGAGAAATAAATACAGCCCATTCCCTGTGGATCTTGTTCGGGAATTTGGACGTCAGCTTTTGGAAGCTGTAGCAT ATATGCATGATTTACGCTTAATTCACACTGACCTGAAGCCAGAAAATATACTTCTTGTGTCTTCTGAATATATAAAGCTTCCAGGCTCCAAG AGGAGTTCTTCAGATGAAATGCACTTCAGGTGCTTGCCAAAGTCAAGTTCCATTAAGCTGATTGATTTTGGTAGTACTGCATTTGATAATCAGAACCATAGCTCCATTGTTTCAACGAGACATTACAGAGCCCCTGAGGTCATTCTAG GTCTAGGTTGGTCTTATCCatgtgacttgtggagcattggTTGTATACTAGTTGAGTTATGCTCG GGCGAAGCTCTATTCCAGACACACGAGAACTTGGAACATCTAGCTATGATGGAGAGGGTATTGGGACCTCTGCCAGAGCACATGATTCTTAAGGCTAA TCGTGGAGCTGAGAAATATTTTCGGAGAGGATCTAGGTTGAATTGGCCTGAAGGAGCAGTTTCTAGGGAAAGTATCAGAGCTGTGAAGAAGCTTGATCGACTAAAG CTTATGATATCTCAAAACATAGACAGCTCAAGATCTTCACTCATTGACCTGCTGCATGGTTTGTTAAAATACGATCCATCTGAACGTCTTACAGCTTGGCAAGCTCTTAATCATCCGTTCTTCAAGTGTCCAACTTAA
- the LOC118053467 gene encoding serine/threonine-protein kinase AFC3 isoform X2, translating into MLNFCDSACAIQQIASIVGTFGRVLECWDRQTREYVAIKVVRSIHKYRDAAMIEVDILQRVAKNEKASSRCVQIRNWFDYRNHICIVFEKLGPSLFDFLKRNKYSPFPVDLVREFGRQLLEAVAYMHDLRLIHTDLKPENILLVSSEYIKLPGSKRSSSDEMHFRCLPKSSSIKLIDFGSTAFDNQNHSSIVSTRHYRAPEVILGLGWSYPCDLWSIGCILVELCSGEALFQTHENLEHLAMMERVLGPLPEHMILKANRGAEKYFRRGSRLNWPEGAVSRESIRAVKKLDRLKLMISQNIDSSRSSLIDLLHGLLKYDPSERLTAWQALNHPFFKCPT; encoded by the exons ATGTTAAATTTTTGTGATTCTGCTTGTGCCATTCAGCAAATTGCTAGTATTGTAGGCACTTTTGGGCGAGTTTTGGAATGTTGGGATCGCCAAACACGAGAGTATGTGGCAATCAAGGTAGTACGTAGCATTCACAAGTATCGTGATGCAGCAATGATTGAAGTCGATATACTTCAGCGTGTTGCCAAGAATGAAAAAGCCAGCTCACG ATGTGTTCAGATTCGGAACTGGTTTGATTACCGCAATCACATTTGTATT GTATTTGAGAAGCTTGGACCAAGTTTGTTTGATTTTCTAAAGAGAAATAAATACAGCCCATTCCCTGTGGATCTTGTTCGGGAATTTGGACGTCAGCTTTTGGAAGCTGTAGCAT ATATGCATGATTTACGCTTAATTCACACTGACCTGAAGCCAGAAAATATACTTCTTGTGTCTTCTGAATATATAAAGCTTCCAGGCTCCAAG AGGAGTTCTTCAGATGAAATGCACTTCAGGTGCTTGCCAAAGTCAAGTTCCATTAAGCTGATTGATTTTGGTAGTACTGCATTTGATAATCAGAACCATAGCTCCATTGTTTCAACGAGACATTACAGAGCCCCTGAGGTCATTCTAG GTCTAGGTTGGTCTTATCCatgtgacttgtggagcattggTTGTATACTAGTTGAGTTATGCTCG GGCGAAGCTCTATTCCAGACACACGAGAACTTGGAACATCTAGCTATGATGGAGAGGGTATTGGGACCTCTGCCAGAGCACATGATTCTTAAGGCTAA TCGTGGAGCTGAGAAATATTTTCGGAGAGGATCTAGGTTGAATTGGCCTGAAGGAGCAGTTTCTAGGGAAAGTATCAGAGCTGTGAAGAAGCTTGATCGACTAAAG CTTATGATATCTCAAAACATAGACAGCTCAAGATCTTCACTCATTGACCTGCTGCATGGTTTGTTAAAATACGATCCATCTGAACGTCTTACAGCTTGGCAAGCTCTTAATCATCCGTTCTTCAAGTGTCCAACTTAA